Proteins co-encoded in one Bradyrhizobium sp. 170 genomic window:
- a CDS encoding ribonuclease J yields MARPDELTFAPLGGVGEIGMNLSIYGLGNRNQRSWLAVDLGVSFGDEEHLPGIDLIMPDIRFLEKERKNLMGLVLTHAHEDHFGAIMDLWPKLQCPIYATKFSAALFEAKCAAERNPPKIPVTVVPSGGRVNLGPFTVEFIPVAHSIPESHALAIHTSAGTVLHTGDWKIDPTPIIGLPTDERRLRELGDAGVLALVGDSTNAVREGRSPSETEVAATIAKLVKGAKGRVAVTTFASNVARVKAVADAAKAADREVVVVGRAMERVVQVARETGYLDGVQNFRGADYYGHFPPDKVLALCTGSQGEPRAALARISNNDHPQVTLNKGDTVIFSSRTIPGNEKAVGGIINGLIVQGIEVITDRNDLVHVSGHPRRDELRDMISWVRPQILIPVHGEALHLAEHAKLARTAGVPKVLTCRNGDLVKLGPGDPAIIDELPSGRLYKDGNILEDSKSRAVVERRRMGFAGCAFVAIAMTDKGELADDPEVDLVGIPEKNAAGEVIDEIVFDTVVSTVENLPRARRRDADATAESVRRAVRAVINEQWGKKPICLVHVLTV; encoded by the coding sequence ATGGCGCGGCCGGATGAACTGACCTTTGCGCCGCTCGGCGGCGTCGGCGAGATCGGCATGAACCTGTCGATCTACGGGCTCGGCAACCGCAACCAGCGGTCATGGCTCGCGGTCGATCTCGGCGTTTCCTTCGGCGACGAGGAGCATCTGCCGGGCATCGACCTGATCATGCCCGACATCCGCTTCCTGGAGAAAGAGCGCAAGAACCTGATGGGCCTGGTGCTGACGCATGCCCATGAGGATCATTTCGGCGCGATTATGGACCTCTGGCCGAAGCTGCAATGCCCGATCTATGCCACCAAGTTCAGCGCCGCTTTGTTCGAAGCCAAATGCGCCGCCGAGCGCAATCCGCCGAAGATACCCGTGACCGTGGTGCCGTCGGGCGGCCGGGTCAATCTCGGGCCGTTCACCGTCGAATTCATCCCGGTCGCGCACTCAATTCCGGAATCGCATGCGCTGGCGATCCACACCTCGGCCGGCACCGTGCTCCACACCGGCGACTGGAAGATCGACCCGACGCCGATCATCGGTCTTCCCACGGACGAGCGGCGCCTGCGCGAACTCGGCGATGCCGGCGTGCTGGCGCTGGTCGGGGATTCCACCAACGCGGTGCGGGAAGGGCGCTCGCCCTCGGAAACCGAGGTTGCCGCCACCATCGCCAAGCTGGTGAAGGGCGCCAAGGGCCGGGTCGCCGTCACCACCTTTGCCTCCAACGTTGCGCGCGTGAAAGCGGTGGCGGATGCCGCCAAAGCCGCCGATCGCGAGGTGGTGGTGGTCGGCCGCGCCATGGAGCGCGTGGTGCAGGTCGCCCGCGAGACCGGCTATCTCGACGGCGTGCAGAATTTCCGCGGCGCCGATTATTATGGGCATTTCCCGCCGGACAAGGTGCTGGCGCTGTGCACCGGCAGCCAGGGCGAGCCGCGCGCCGCGCTCGCCCGCATCTCCAATAACGACCATCCGCAGGTGACGCTGAACAAGGGCGATACCGTTATCTTTTCCTCGCGTACCATCCCCGGCAACGAGAAGGCGGTCGGCGGCATCATCAACGGGCTGATAGTCCAGGGTATCGAGGTCATCACCGACCGCAACGATCTCGTCCACGTTTCCGGCCATCCGCGCCGCGACGAGCTGCGCGACATGATCTCATGGGTACGTCCCCAGATCCTGATCCCTGTCCATGGCGAGGCGCTGCATCTGGCCGAGCACGCCAAGCTGGCGCGCACCGCCGGCGTGCCGAAGGTGCTGACCTGCCGCAACGGCGATCTGGTCAAGCTCGGACCGGGCGATCCCGCCATCATCGACGAATTGCCGTCGGGGCGGCTCTACAAGGACGGCAATATCCTGGAGGATTCCAAATCCCGCGCCGTGGTCGAGCGGCGCCGGATGGGATTTGCCGGCTGCGCCTTCGTGGCGATCGCCATGACCGACAAGGGCGAACTGGCTGACGATCCCGAGGTTGATCTCGTCGGCATTCCCGAGAAGAATGCGGCCGGCGAGGTGATCGACGAAATCGTGTTCGATACGGTGGTTTCGACGGTGGAAAACCTGCCGCGGGCGCGGCGGCGCGATGCGGACGCGACTGCGGAATCGGTGCGCCGCGCGGTGCGGGCCGTCATCAACGAGCAGTGGGGCAAGAAGCCGATTTGCCTCGTTCATGTGCTGACGGTTTGA
- the mce gene encoding methylmalonyl-CoA epimerase: MLGRLNHVAIAVKDAEKAAKIYGGAFGAEISGAVPLPEHGVITVFVTLPNTKIEFIQPLGEASPIAKFVERNADGGIHHICYDVPDIIAARDTLIAQGARVLGDGVPKIGAHGKPVLFFHPKDFSGALVEIEQA, translated from the coding sequence ATGCTGGGCCGGCTCAATCATGTCGCGATCGCGGTCAAGGATGCGGAAAAGGCTGCAAAAATCTATGGCGGCGCGTTCGGCGCCGAAATCTCCGGCGCGGTGCCGCTGCCGGAGCATGGCGTCATCACCGTGTTCGTGACGCTGCCCAACACCAAGATCGAGTTCATCCAGCCGCTCGGCGAGGCCTCGCCGATCGCCAAGTTCGTCGAGCGCAACGCCGACGGCGGCATCCATCACATCTGCTACGACGTGCCCGACATCATCGCCGCGCGCGATACCCTGATCGCGCAGGGCGCGCGCGTGCTCGGCGACGGCGTGCCGAAGATCGGCGCGCATGGCAAGCCGGTGCTGTTTTTCCACCCGAAGGATTTTTCCGGCGCGCTCGTCGAAATCGAACAGGCTTGA
- a CDS encoding DUF1467 family protein produces the protein MAYSISTALAIYFVLWWVVLFVTLPFGVRSQHEDGEGAPGTDPGAPVMARMGYKLLWTTLISAVVFGIGMWAYHQGYLNIERLSKLMGLPF, from the coding sequence ATGGCCTACAGCATCTCCACCGCGCTTGCGATCTACTTCGTGCTCTGGTGGGTCGTGCTGTTCGTGACGCTGCCGTTCGGCGTCCGCAGCCAGCATGAGGACGGCGAGGGGGCTCCCGGCACCGATCCCGGTGCGCCGGTCATGGCGCGGATGGGCTACAAGCTGCTCTGGACCACGCTGATCTCGGCTGTGGTTTTCGGCATCGGGATGTGGGCGTATCACCAAGGCTATCTGAACATCGAGCGGCTGTCGAAGCTGATGGGGCTGCCGTTCTAG
- a CDS encoding class I SAM-dependent methyltransferase: MSITSDARFWDRSSRGYARSRIADPNGYERTLERARAHLQPGDSVLELGCGTGTTALRLADGVRSYLATDISGGMIAIAEEKLAVESIPALSFRTATAEELVHEEGRFDAVLGFNYLHLVRNVPGTLRSIHVLLKPGGLFISKTPCLGDMNPLIRLLALPAMRAIGKAPHVSSLGASALERLIIDAGFDVLVRESHASKGKDQRPYIVARKR; encoded by the coding sequence ATGAGCATCACAAGCGACGCCCGTTTCTGGGACAGGTCTTCCCGCGGATACGCCAGATCCCGCATCGCGGATCCGAACGGATACGAGCGCACGCTCGAACGCGCGCGCGCCCATCTGCAGCCTGGAGACAGTGTGCTGGAACTGGGCTGCGGCACGGGAACGACGGCGCTGCGACTTGCGGATGGCGTGCGGAGCTATCTCGCGACGGACATTTCCGGCGGAATGATCGCCATCGCCGAAGAGAAGCTCGCGGTCGAGTCGATCCCGGCGCTTTCCTTTCGCACCGCGACCGCCGAAGAACTGGTCCACGAAGAAGGCCGGTTCGATGCCGTTCTGGGCTTCAACTATCTGCACTTGGTGCGCAACGTGCCGGGCACGCTGCGCAGCATCCATGTCCTGCTGAAGCCTGGGGGCCTGTTCATCTCGAAAACGCCTTGCCTGGGAGACATGAACCCGCTGATCCGGCTGCTCGCGCTACCCGCGATGCGAGCCATCGGAAAGGCGCCGCATGTCAGCTCCCTCGGCGCGTCCGCGCTGGAGCGGCTGATCATTGACGCGGGTTTCGACGTCCTTGTCAGGGAAAGCCACGCCAGCAAGGGCAAGGACCAACGCCCCTACATTGTGGCCCGCAAGCGATGA
- a CDS encoding LysR substrate-binding domain-containing protein — MQEIGGRVSISATDTFSAYVLPEIIARIRSTAPQITIMIVASNELSDLHRREADIAIRHVRPDRPGLIGQHIRDTEAGFYASEDWIARHGMPAEPADGEGRYDRF, encoded by the coding sequence GTGCAGGAGATCGGCGGGCGTGTCAGCATCTCGGCCACCGACACTTTTTCTGCCTATGTCCTGCCCGAGATCATCGCGCGCATCAGATCGACCGCCCCGCAGATCACGATCATGATCGTGGCCTCCAACGAACTCAGCGATCTGCACCGCCGAGAGGCGGACATAGCCATTCGCCATGTGCGTCCCGATCGGCCTGGGCTGATCGGTCAGCATATCCGCGATACCGAGGCGGGATTCTATGCGTCGGAGGACTGGATCGCCCGCCATGGCATGCCTGCGGAACCGGCCGATGGCGAGGGCAGATATGATCGGTTTTGA
- a CDS encoding class I SAM-dependent methyltransferase → MPSEEAAAIIGLYQRKARDWIESRARTGLFEKPWLDRFRAPLPPSGPILDLGCGSAEPMAAYLIGLGHPVVGVDSSPAMIEVCRGHFPKQEWIVADMRKLALQRKFSGILAWDSFFHLCHDDQRQMFPVFREHAAPNAVLMFTSGPAHGEAIGSFEGEPLYHASLDPAEYRSLLDRNGFRVVWHVVEDPDCGGHTIWLAQLI, encoded by the coding sequence ATGCCGTCGGAAGAAGCCGCAGCGATCATCGGCCTGTACCAGCGCAAGGCGCGGGACTGGATCGAGAGTCGCGCGCGTACCGGCCTGTTTGAAAAACCCTGGCTCGACCGTTTCCGGGCGCCGCTGCCGCCTTCCGGCCCCATCCTCGATCTCGGCTGCGGATCCGCCGAGCCAATGGCCGCGTATCTGATCGGGCTTGGTCATCCCGTCGTTGGGGTGGACTCATCCCCGGCCATGATCGAGGTCTGCCGAGGGCATTTTCCCAAGCAGGAATGGATCGTCGCCGATATGCGCAAGCTTGCCTTGCAGCGGAAGTTTTCCGGCATCCTTGCCTGGGACAGTTTCTTTCACCTCTGCCACGACGACCAACGCCAGATGTTTCCGGTGTTTCGCGAGCACGCGGCGCCGAACGCGGTGCTGATGTTCACAAGCGGCCCTGCGCATGGGGAGGCGATTGGGAGTTTCGAAGGCGAGCCGCTGTATCATGCGAGCCTCGACCCGGCCGAATACCGTTCATTGCTCGATCGGAACGGGTTTCGCGTGGTGTGGCATGTCGTCGAGGACCCCGACTGTGGCGGCCATACTATCTGGCTCGCGCAGCTCATTTGA
- the mtnK gene encoding S-methyl-5-thioribose kinase — protein MSSQHRSSAGPRPDEYRILHEADLRDYLAGLSAVAARLGGAPASWTISEVGDGNLNLVFIVKGDAGGIAVKQALPYVRLVGESWPLPLSRSHYEYLALTHQARLAPGLVPAVLHHNEALALVVMELIEPHIIMRKGLIAGTLYPGFVGDIATFLSRTLFFSSDLAIPAARKKEGIAAFAGNHALCKITEDLIFTDPYRVTEQNRWTQPWLDATAAAFREDLDLHVAISRLKLKFLNAPEALIHGDLHTGSIMVTEGSTVVIDPEFAFYGPMGFDLGAVIGNLLMSYLASAGHEHSPGERRLFEVWVLETIENVWTEFAHEFLELWRTEAHGDAYPKTLFESEAGAARLEAERHAYMERLFQDTIGFSAAKIIRRILGLAHNIDFELIEDPKRRAVCEARSLRLARAMMVDPGAFRTIGAVTKAARDVREWQPDFSG, from the coding sequence ATGAGTTCACAGCATCGATCGTCGGCTGGTCCCCGGCCGGACGAATACCGAATTCTTCATGAAGCTGATTTGCGGGATTACCTCGCAGGGCTTTCCGCGGTCGCCGCCCGGCTTGGCGGCGCACCCGCGTCCTGGACGATCAGCGAGGTCGGCGACGGCAACCTCAACCTCGTGTTCATCGTCAAGGGGGACGCGGGCGGCATCGCCGTCAAGCAGGCGCTGCCCTACGTGCGCCTCGTCGGCGAAAGCTGGCCGCTGCCGCTGTCGCGCTCGCATTACGAATATCTGGCGCTGACGCATCAGGCGCGGCTGGCGCCCGGTCTGGTGCCGGCGGTGCTGCACCACAACGAGGCGCTCGCGCTCGTCGTCATGGAGTTGATCGAGCCTCATATCATCATGCGCAAGGGGCTGATTGCCGGCACGCTCTATCCAGGCTTTGTCGGGGACATCGCGACCTTTCTGTCGCGCACGCTGTTTTTCTCTTCCGACCTCGCGATTCCTGCTGCCCGGAAGAAGGAGGGGATTGCGGCGTTCGCCGGTAACCACGCGCTCTGCAAGATCACCGAAGACTTGATCTTCACCGATCCCTACCGCGTGACCGAACAAAACCGCTGGACACAGCCCTGGCTCGATGCGACAGCGGCCGCCTTCCGCGAAGACCTCGACCTTCATGTTGCGATCTCGCGGCTGAAACTGAAATTCCTGAACGCACCGGAAGCGCTGATCCACGGCGACCTCCACACCGGCTCGATCATGGTGACGGAAGGCTCGACTGTCGTGATCGATCCCGAGTTCGCGTTCTACGGCCCGATGGGGTTCGATCTCGGCGCGGTCATCGGCAATCTCCTGATGAGCTATCTGGCCTCCGCCGGTCATGAGCATTCGCCGGGCGAACGGCGGCTGTTCGAGGTCTGGGTGCTGGAAACGATCGAAAACGTCTGGACGGAGTTCGCCCACGAGTTCCTCGAGCTCTGGCGCACGGAAGCGCACGGCGACGCCTATCCAAAAACGCTATTTGAAAGCGAGGCGGGCGCGGCGCGGCTGGAGGCTGAGCGGCACGCCTACATGGAACGGCTGTTCCAGGACACGATCGGGTTCTCGGCCGCAAAAATCATCCGCCGCATTCTGGGGCTGGCGCACAACATCGATTTCGAATTGATCGAGGACCCGAAGCGACGGGCGGTCTGCGAGGCGCGGAGTTTGCGGCTGGCGCGGGCGATGATGGTGGACCCAGGCGCGTTTCGCACGATCGGCGCCGTGACGAAAGCGGCGCGGGACGTTCGGGAGTGGCAGCCGGATTTTTCCGGGTAG